One genomic segment of Cervus canadensis isolate Bull #8, Minnesota chromosome 14, ASM1932006v1, whole genome shotgun sequence includes these proteins:
- the LOC122453151 gene encoding olfactory receptor 2D3-like — MGEANQTYVTEFVFLGLSQDPHTQVLLFFLFLIIYLLTVLGNLLIVVLIHIDSRLHTPMYFFLRNLSFADLCFSTTTVPQVLVHFLVKRKTISFAGCSTQIVVLLLVGCTECALLAVMSYDRYVAVCKPLRYTTIMTHWVCAQLAIGSWASGAFVSLVDTTFTLCLPYRGNNIINHFFCEPPAFLKLASADTYRTEMAIFAMGVAILLAPVSLILVSYWNIISTVIQMQSGEGRLKAFSTCGSHLTVVVLFYGSAIFAYMRPNSKIMNERDKVISVFYSAVTPMLNPIIYSLRNKDVKGALRRVTAK; from the coding sequence ATGGGAGAAGCAAACCAAACATATGTGACTGAATTTGTCTTCCTGGGCCTTTCACAGGACCCACACACACAAGTCctgctcttcttcctttttctgatcATCTACCTGCTGACTGTTCTGGGAAATCTGCTTATTGTTGTGCTCATTCACATAGATTCCAGGCTCCACacacccatgtactttttccttagAAACTTGTCCTTTGCTGATCTCTGTTTCTCTACTACTACAGTTCCCCAGGTGCTAGTCCACTTCCTGGTCAAAAGGAAAACCATTTCCTTTGCTGGATGCTCAACACAGATAGTTGTTCTACTTCTGGTTGGGTGTACTGAGTGTGCTCTGCTGGCAGTGATGTCCTATGACCGGTATGTAGCTGTCTGCAAGCCCCTGCGCTATACCACCATCATGACACATTGGGTATGTGCCCAGCTGGCCATAGGATCCTGGGCCAGTGGAGCATTTGTGTCTCTGGTGGACACCACATTCACGTTGTGTCTGCCCTACCGAGGGAACAATATCATTAACCATTTTTTTTGTGAACCTCCTGCCTTCCTGAAGCTGGCTTCTGCAGACACCTACAGGACAGAAATGGCCATCTTTGCAATGGGTGTGGCCATCCTCCTAGCTCCTGTCTCCCTGATCCTGGTCTCCTACTGGAATATCATCTCCACTGTGATCCAGATGCAATCTGGGGAGGGACGGCTCAAGGCTTTCTCTACCTGTGGCTCCCATCTCACTGTTGTTGTCCTCTTCTATGGCTCAGCAATATTTGCCTACATGAGACCGAACTCCAAGATAATGAATGAAAGAGATAAAGTGATTTCTGTTTTCTACTCAGCAGTcacacccatgctgaaccccATCATTTATAGTCTGAGGAACAAGGATGTCAAAGGGGCTCTCAGGAGGGTGACTGCAAAATAG
- the LOC122453150 gene encoding olfactory receptor 2D3-like translates to MGTKNQTYLTEFILLGLSSDQQTQIMLFVIFLIIYLLTVFGNLLIILLIHIDSRLHTPMYFFLKNLSFSDLLFSTTIVPQMLFHLLVTRKTISKPGCSIQMIFFLVAGCTESSLLAVMSYDRYVAVCKPLLYSTLMTQRICVQLSIGSWTSGALVSLVDTTFTLYLSYHGQNIINHYFCEPPALLKLASEEPYKAEMAIFAMGVIILLGPLSLILFSYWNIISTVIQIRAGERRLKVFSTCGSHLIVVVFFYGSTIFTYMHPNSKKMKEGDKVISVFYSVITSMMNPFIYSLRNKDVKQAFRKVFGR, encoded by the coding sequence CAAAAAACCAAACCTATCTGACTGAATTCATCTTGCTGGGCCTTTCTTCAGATCAGCAGACCCAGATCATGCTATTTGTGATATTTCTCATCATCTACCTGCTGACTGTATTTGGGAATCTGCTCATCATACTATTAATTCATATTGACTCTCGATTGCATACACCAatgtatttcttccttaaaaaccTGTCATTCAGTGATCTCCTTTTCTCTACAACAATTGTCCCACAGATGCTATTCCATTTGCTGGTAACAAGAAAGACCATTTCCAAGCCAGGGTGCTcaattcagatgattttttttctagtagcTGGGTGTACAGAAAGCTCCCTGCTAGCAGTGAtgtcctatgaccgctatgtAGCTGTCTGCAAGCCCCTTCTCTACTCCACTCTCATGACCCAGAGGATTTGTGTTCAGCTGTCCATAGGATCTTGGACTAGTGGAGCACTTGTGTCTCTAGTAGATACAACATTTACTTTATATCTTTCATACCATGGCCAGAACATAATTAATCATTATTTTTGTGAACCTCCTGCACTCTTGAAGTTGGCTTCAGAAGAACCTTACAAAGCTGAGATGGCCATCTTTGCCATGGGTGTGATAATTCTCCTCGGTCCTCTCTCCCTTATCCTTTTCTCTTACTGGAATATTATCTCCACTGTGATTCAGATACGGGCAGGGGAGAGGAGACTCAAGGTCTTTTCTACATGTGGTTCTCATCTCATTGTTGTTGTCTTCTTCTATGGATCAACAATATTTACCTATATGCATCCAAattccaagaaaatgaaagaggggGATAAGGTGATCTCAGTGTTCTATTCAGTCATAACATCTATGATGAACCCATTCATTTATAGCCTAAGGAACAAAGATGTTAAGCAGGCATTTAGAAAAGTATTTGGAAGATAG